A region from the Pempheris klunzingeri isolate RE-2024b chromosome 17, fPemKlu1.hap1, whole genome shotgun sequence genome encodes:
- the nfil3-6 gene encoding nuclear factor, interleukin 3 regulated, member 6, giving the protein MFEEESQQMRGQQDVAVLQTLESPAAVTAAGGGGGGGGGGGGAGPLSFTDEAVSILTSSSLLARSLLGRSSAVKRKESPSSSIRRKREFIPHDKKDDGYWDKRRKNNEAAKRSREKRRVNDMVLESRVLALLEENARLRAELLALKFRFGLVKDPSNAPILPLTTAPHHTAQTLTPHYYLHRGDGGLPSSSAPHPNNQTGQLSTRGSRDAGNMSEDSGFSTPGGSSVGSPIFFEDRLSDHGKLSPHRAEELGYDLHHSPADVHHTAAFPIGKLEHAEAMKNLPHKLRFKTPGSGDAADPAGENSSARRSPTLSAAGREGPKEAHKGLSGGDTGAGHCAGPWLQQLEGEEGRRGRQSPQCIASTVSYSLQPASTQGQTEFQYKHENTHLKSQLNSLSEEVAQLKKLFTEQLMAKAN; this is encoded by the coding sequence ATGTTTGAGGAGGAGTCCCAGCAGATGAGGGGGCAGCAGGATGTGGCTGTGCTCCAGACTCTGGAGTCCcctgcagcagtgacagcagctggaggggggggaggaggaggaggaggaggaggaggagcggggcCGCTGTCCTTCACAGATGAAGCTGTGTCCATCCTGACCTCCAGCAGCCTGTTGGCCCGATCTCTGCTGGGCCGCAGCTCTGCTGTCAAACGCAAAGAGAGCCCTTCTTCCAGCATCCGACGCAAGCGGGAGTTCATCCCCCACGACAAGAAGGACGACGGCTACTGggacaagaggaggaagaacaacGAGGCAGCGAAGCGCTCGCGGGAGAAGCGGCGCGTCAACGATATGGTCCTGGAGAGCCGCGTTTTGGCTCTGCTGGAGGAAAACGCCCGTCTTAGGGCGGAGCTGCTGGCCCTGAAGTTCCGCTTTGGCCTGGTCAAAGATCCCTCCAATGCCCCCATCCTGCCCCTCACTACAGCTCCTCACCACACTGCTCAAACTTTAACTCCTCACTACTACCTCCACAGAGGGGATGGAGGCCTCCCTAGTTCCTCAGCCCCACACCCTAACAACCAGACAGGCCAGTTGAGCACCAGGGGCTCCAGAGATGCTGGTAACATGTCGGAGGACTCGGGGTTCTCTACGCCAGGTGGGTCTAGTGTGGGCAGTCCGATCTTCTTTGAAGACCGGCTGAGCGACCATGGGAAATTATCACCCCATAGGGCAGAGGAGCTGGGCTATGACCTCCACCACTCCCCTGCTGATGTCCATCACACCGCAGCGTTCCCCATAGGGAAGCTGGAACATGCGGAGGCGATGAAAAACCTCCCTCACAAGCTACGTTTCAAGACACCCGGCAGCGGGGACGCTGCTGATCCTGCAGGGGAGAACAGCAGCGCCAGACGCAGCCCCACGCTGTCCGCGGCAGGACGGGAGGGTCCGAAAGAGGCCCATAAAGGATTGAGTGGAGGTGACACGGGAGCAGGGCACTGCGCTGGGCCCTGGCTCCAGCagctggagggggaggaaggcaGGAGGGGGAGACAGTCCCCTCAATGCATCGCCTCGACTGTCAGCTACAGCCTCCAGCCTGCTTCGACGCAGGGACAAACTGAGTTCCAGTACAAGCATGAGAACACTCACCTGAAGTCTCAGCTCAACTCTCTGAGCGAGGAGGTGGCTCAGCTGAAGAAGCTTTTCACAGAGCAGCTCATGGCCAAAGCCAACTAA